From Cannabis sativa cultivar Pink pepper isolate KNU-18-1 chromosome 8, ASM2916894v1, whole genome shotgun sequence, a single genomic window includes:
- the LOC115700595 gene encoding protein DETOXIFICATION 41 has translation MRRVLLIMAAEDVDQSRLSLLRSSDPNYNDDDTKISDLSSEQVEEVLGKKPLPLRWWFRLVAWETRLLWLLSGATIAVSEFNYMLTFVTLIFCGHLNALELAGASISSVGIQGLAYGIMLGMASAVQTVCGQAYGSKQYRAMGIICQRAIVLHLGAAVLLTFLYWFSGPILIAIGQSRSIAEQGQVFARGLIPQIYAFALTCPMQRFLQAQTIVNPLAYMSVGVFVFHVFLSWIVVDVFGLGLLGAALSLSFSWWLLVISNGLYILLSPTCNQTWTGFSWKAFTGIWPYFKLTLSSAVMLCLEIWYNQGLVLISGLLSNPTLSLDSITICMNYLNWDICFMLGLGTSASVRVSNELGAANPKVAKFSVLVVNGNTIIISLIFSAIVLIFRVALSELFTSDTSIIEAVSNLTPLLAISIFLNGIQPILSGVAIGSGWQAVVAYVNLTAYYVIGLPIGCVLGFKTSLGVAGIWWGMIAGVFLQTVSLIILTAKTNWDSEVIKAADRVRRSTNETNLNFVVGV, from the exons atgagaaGAGTGTTGCTGATCATGGCTGCAGAAGATGTGGACCAGTCAAGGCTTTCACTACTTAGAAGTAGTGATCCCAACTACAATGATGATGATACTAAGATTTCGGATCTGTCCTCGGAACAAGTGGAGGAGGTTCTCGGAAAGAAGCCTCTTCCATTGAGATGGTGGTTTCGGCTTGTTGCTTGGGAGACAAGactgctgtggctactctccgGAGCTACCATTGCTGTCTCCGAGTTCAATTACATGCTCACCTTTGTTACCCTCATTTTCTGTGGCCACCTCAACGCTTTGGAGCTCGCTGGGGCCTCCATTTCCAGCGTTGGAATTCAAGGTCTTGCTTATGGAATAATG ctaGGAATGGCGAGTGCAGTCCAAACAGTGTGCGGACAAGCGTACGGTTCCAAACAATACAGGGCAATGGGGATCATATGCCAAAGAGCAATTGTCTTACACTTGGGTGCTGCAGTACTTCTCACCTTCCTTTACTGGTTCTCTGGCCCAATACTAATAGCAATAGGTCAGTCCCGGAGCATAGCCGAGCAGGGTCAAGTCTTCGCTCGCGGCCTAATCCCTCAAATCTACGCATTCGCTCTCACCTGCCCCATGCAGAGGTTTCTTCAAGCTCAGACCATTGTTAATCCTCTTGCCTACATGTCAGTTGGGGTCTTCGTCTTCCATGTTTTTCTCAGTTGGATAGTCGTTGAtgtttttgggcttgggcttttAGGGGCAGCCCTTTCACTCAGCTTCTCTTGGTGGCTTCTTGTTATTTCTAATGGCCTTTATATTCTTCTTAGCCCAACTTGTAATCAAACTTGGACTGGATTTTCTTGGAAAGCATTCACTGGGATATGGCCTTATTTCAAGCTCACTCTTTCCTCTGCTGTAATGTTGTG TTTGGAGATATGGTACAACCAAGGACTGGTGCTCATATCTGGACTGCTTTCCAATCCTACACTTTCCTTAGACTCCATTACTATTTG CATGAACTACTTGAACTGGGACATTTGTTTTATGTTGGGCCTAGGCACATCAGCCAG TGTCCGGGTGAGTAACGAGCTAGGAGCAGCTAATCCAAAAGTAGCTAAATTTTCAGTATTAGTAGTAAATGGAAACACCATCATCATCAGCCTAATCTTCAGTGCAATAGTTTTAATTTTTCGGGTAGCATTGAGCGAGTTGTTTACAAGCGACACTAGTATTATAGAAGCAGTGTCCAATTTGACCCCATTGTTAGCCATTTCTATATTCTTGAATGGGATTCAACCTATACTATCAG GGGTGGCCATTGGAAGTGGATGGCAAGCTGTGGTGGCTTATGTTAATCTGACAGCTTATTATGTTATTGGTCTTCCTATTGGATGTGTTCTTGGCTTCAAAACTAGTCTTGGAGTCGCC GGTATTTGGTGGGGAATGATTGCTGGAGTTTTCTTACAGACAGTCAGTTTGATTATTCTCACTGCCAAGACCAATTGGGACTCGGAg GTTATAAAAGCTGCTGATCGAGTAAGAAGATCTACAAACGAAACGAACCTAAATTTTGTGGTTGGCGTATAA
- the LOC115700594 gene encoding wall-associated receptor kinase-like 6 → MIISEVVMKLFQATLITCLTINISNTLATITPNPNCPMNCGNVSIPFPFGIGPDCSINKWFEIVCKNVYGSQTPFLKQVTDLKVLKISIEESTLLTENPINFFNCSDKKSPIESNLLPPANLTLSPFSYSDSKNRLTSVGCDVFAYIDSIPDNKIFQAVGCTAECAANMNNISLSTDSDNSNNNSYGGGCYGRNCCQTIIPSYLESYEIEINRFNSNNKNCSYAFVVDNDWLSNVSLSVVRNMDYVPVTLDWDILEYLNEFKNMSSPLKPKYSHCYSEGAKSSITKDRLRCMCKEGYRGNPYLFMGCQDIDECVENPRPCLDDQVCENTIGSHSCKYKTVHKIRPILIGVSSGIGALLSAFSGLVLYKLIKRREDTKRRKKFFKLNGGLLLQQQTITSVKLEAINVDHKTKLFNSKELEKATDHYNANRVLGQGGQGTVYKGMLEDGKIVAVKKSKLGNKGQVTEFINEVFVLSQINHRNVVKLLGCCLETEVPLLVYEFIPNGTLYHYLHDPNEEFQLTWEMRLRIATEVSGALFYLHSAASVPIYHRDIKSTNILLDEKYRAKVADFGTSRSLSENQTHLTTLVSGTFGYMDPEYFRSNQFTEKSDVYSFGVVIVELLSGQKPVSRTSSRKGSMSVVTYFIECMEANNLLEIVDPAIIKEGCNFESLKMVANLAYRCLSLAGKNRPAMKEIAIELENVLKSHASTTLIGSSSCIPSLCVTRSLDEETISSFTT, encoded by the exons ATGATAATATCGGAAGTTGTGATGAAGCTATTTCAAGCTACCCTTATAACGTGTTTGACCATCAATATCTCAAATACACTAGCAACGATCACCCCAAATCCCAACTGCCCCATGAACTGCGGCAACGTTAGCATCCCATTTCCATTCGGAATCGGCCCAGATTGTTCTATTAACAAATGGTTCGAAATCGTCTGCAAAAACGTCTATGGTTCTCAGACACCTTTCCTCAAACAGGTAACAGACTTAAAGGTTCTGAAGATTTCAATTGAAGAGTCCACGCTGCTGACAGAAAACCCCATCAATTTCTTCAATTGCTCAGATAAGAAAAGCCCAATTGAGAGCAATCTGCTTCCCCCAGCAAATCTGACGCTGAGCCCATTTTCCTACTCCGACAGCAAGAACAGACTCACATCCGTGGGCTGCGATGTCTTTGCCTACATAGATTCTATACCCGATAACAAGATTTTTCAGGCAGTTGGGTGTACAGCTGAGTGCGCTGCTAATATGAATAATATTTCCTTAAGTACAGATAGTGATAATAGCAATAATAACTCCTATGGTGGCGGCTGTTATGGAAGGAACTGCTGCCAGACCATTATTCCCTCTTACCTAGAAAGCTACGAAATAGAGATCAATCGATTCAATTCGAACAATAAGAATTGTAGCTATGCGTTCGTGGTAGACAATGATTGGTTATCTAATGTGAGTTTGAGTGTTGTTAGAAACATGGATTACGTTCCAGTGACTCTAGACTGGGACATCTTAGAATACCTTAACGAATTCAAGAATATGAGTTCACCTTTAAAACCAAAGTACTCCCATTGCTATTCGGAAGGAGCTAAGTCATCTATAACCAAAGATCGGCTTCGTTGTATGTGCAAGGAGGGATATCGTGGAAATCCTTATCTTTTTATGGGCTGTCAAG ATATTGATGAATGCGTTGAGAATCCAAGACCATGTCTAGATGATCAAGTTTGTGAGAACACTATTGGTAGTCATAGTTGTAAATACAAAACAGTACACAAAATCCGTCCAATCCTCATAG GAGTTAGCAGTGGAATTGGAGCATTACTTTCAGCATTTAGTGGATTAGTCTTATACAAGTTaataaagagaagagaagacaCCAAACGTAggaaaaaattctttaaattaAATGGTGGATTGTTATTACAACAACAAACTATCACCTCTGTTAAACTAGAAGCCATTAATGTTGATCATAAAACCAAACTGTTCAACTCAAAGGAGTTAGAAAAAGCTACAGATCATTACAATGCAAACAGAGTTTTAGGCCAAGGAGGCCAAGGAACTGTCTACAAAGGAATGTTAGAAGATGGAAAAATTGTTGCTGTAAAGAAATCTAAATTAGGAAACAAGGGTCAAGTCACAGAATTTATTAATGAAGTTTTCGTTCTTTCACAAATCAATCACAGGAATGTGGTCAAATTATTAGGTTGTTGCTTAGAGACAGAGGTTCCTCTTCTAGTTTACGAATTCATACCCAATGGAACACTTTATCATTATCTCCATGACCCAAATGAAGAGTTTCAACTTACATGGGAAATGCGCTTACGAATTGCTACAGAAGTTTCAGGAGCTCTTTTCTATTTGCACTCTGCTGCTTCTGTTCCTATTTATCATCGAGATATTAAATCCACAAACATACTTTTAGATGAAAAGTATCGAGCAAAAGTGGCAGATTTTGGAACTTCGAGGTCATTATCAGAAAATCAGACACATTTAACAACTTTAGTATCTGGAACATTTGGTTATATGGATCCTGAATATTTTCGTTCAAACCAATTTACTGAGAAGAGTGATGTTTATAGTTTTGGTGTCGTTATTGTTGAACTATTATCTGGTCAAAAGCCGGTATCTCGGACAAGTTCAAGAAAAGGTAGTATGAGTGTAGTGACTTACTTCATTGAGTGTATGGAGGCAAACAATCTTCTTGAAATTGTTGACCCTGCAATAATTAAGGAAGGATGTAATTTTGAATCGTTGAAGATGGTTGCTAATCTTGCTTATAGATGTTTGAGTTTGGCTGGAAAGAATCGACCTGCGATGAAAGAAATAGCCATTGAGTTAGAGAACGTACTAAAATCTCATGCCTCCACTACATTAATTGGATCAAGTTCATGTATCCCTTCTTTATGTGTAACACGATCCTTAGATGAAGAGACAATATCCTCATTCACTACTTGA
- the LOC115699384 gene encoding protein DETOXIFICATION 41 — MGDDEQQYQPLLLGLESHSRIPDLSSVAVEEFLEQRPVACRWWPRLVCWESRLLWLLSGASIIVSIFNYMLSFVTLMFTGHLGALELAGASIASVGIQGLAYGIMLGMASAVQTVCGQAYGAKQYSAMGIICQRALILHLGAALLLTFLYWFSGPILIGMGQSKSIAEQGQVFARGLIPQIYAFALSCPMQRFLQAQNIVNPLAFMSAAVFILHVVLTWVAVYVLNYGLLGAALTLSLSWWLLAIVNGLYILFSPSCKETWTGFSSKAFKGIWPYFKLTVSSAVMLCLEIWYSQGLVLISGLLTNPTISLDSISICMNYLNWDMQFMLGLSAAASVRVSNELGAGHPRVAKFSVFVVSGTSILISIVFSAIVLTFKVGLSKLFTTDSEVIEAVSELTPLLAISVFLNGIQPILSGVAIGSGWQGVVAYVNLTTYYIIGLPIGCVLGFKTSLGVAGIWWGMIIGVLLQTLTLIILTARTNWHNEVAKAANRLKASANEENSELIISA, encoded by the exons ATGGGAGATGATGAGCAGCAGTACCAACCATTATTGCTGGGTCTGGAGTCACATTCGAGGATTCCAGACTTGTCATCAGTTGCTGTGGAAGAGTTTTTGGAGCAGAGGCCGGTGGCGTGTAGATGGTGGCCGCGCCTCGTGTGCTGGGAGTCAAGGCTCCTCTGGCTCCTCTCTGGGGCTTCTATCATTGTCTCTATTTTTAACTACATGCTCAGCTTTGTCACACTCATGTTTACTGGCCATTTGGGTGCATTAGAGCTTGCTGGTGCCTCCATTGCCAGTGTTGGAATTCAAGGTCTTGCTTATGGCATTATG TTGGGCATGGCCAGTGCAGTGCAGACTGTGTGTGGACAAGCATATGGAGCTAAGCAGTACTCAGCAATGGGGATCATATGCCAGAGAGCATTAATCTTGCATTTGGGGGCTGCGCTTCTCCTCACATTCCTGTATTGGTTCTCAGGCCCAATACTTATTGGAATGGGCCAGTCCAAGAGCATAGCCGAACAGGGCCAGGTCTTCGCACGAGGCCTTATCCCTCAAATCTATGCCTTCGCCTTAAGTTGTCCAATGCAGAGGTTCCTTCAGGCCCAGAACATCGTAAACCCACTGGCTTTTATGTCTGCTGCGGTTTTCATTCTCCACGTGGTTCTCACGTGGGTCGCGGTTTATGTCTTGAACTATGGGCTTTTGGGTGCTGCTCTTACCCTCAGCCTCTCTTGGTGGCTTCTTGCCATTGTAAATGGGCTTTACATTCTGTTCAGCCCAAGTTGTAAGGAAACTTGGACTGGATTCTCTTCCAAAGCCTTTAAGGGAATCTGGCCTTATTTCAAGTTGACTGTTTCTTCTGCTGTCATGTTATG CTTAGAGATATGGTACAGCCAAGGACTAGTTCTTATATCAGGACTTCTTACCAACCCAACAATCTCACTAGACTCTATTTCCATTTG CATGAATTACTTGAACTGGGATATGCAATTTATGCTGGGCCTAAGTGCGGCTGCTAG TGTCCGAGTCAGCAATGAATTGGGTGCAGGACATCCCAGAGTAGCAAAGTTCTCAGTATTTGTAGTGAGTGGTACAAGCATCCTTATAAGTATAGTCTTCAGTGCAATTGTGTTGACATTCAAAGTTGGATTAAGCAAGCTATTTACAACCGATTCTGAGGTTATTGAGGCAGTTTCTGAATTGACCCCATTGCTTGCCATCTCTGTTTTCTTAAATGGCATCCAACCCATACTCTCAG GTGTGGCCATTGGAAGTGGATGGCAAGGTGTAGTGGCTTATGTTAACCTTACTACATACTACATTATTGGTCTCCCAATTGGGTGTGTTCTTGGATTCAAAACTAGTCTTGGAGTAGCA GGTATATGGTGGGGAATGATTATTGGAGTTCTTTTACAAACATTAACTCTAATAATTTTGACTGCAAGAACAAATTGGCATAATGAG GTTGCAAAAGCTGCTAATCGCTTAAAGGCTTCAGCAAATGAAGAAAACTCTGAATTGATTATCAGCGCATGA